Proteins encoded within one genomic window of Vulgatibacter sp.:
- a CDS encoding AMIN domain-containing protein — MKRLIVSALIAATLPSVAAAAPAANRLVEVRVLPADGGESTVVEVVGSRPPSFTTSSKHGRLVIDFAGATWVGQVPAGAAGPVLRVHGEGSAGAARVTLELAPGAEAQLAASGNVLRVEVERGLAAGDPALAGILADLDAGAPARQGDGAAEVLAAAVAQKAEAEADRLARIEAERKAKAEAERLARIEAEKKAERKAEAEAERLARIEAEKKVEADRLARIEAERRAQAEAERLARIEAERKAEAERLARIEAERKAEAELARIEAEKKAEAERLARLAADERARAETERLARIEAEARTRAEAAAARERAAEAARLAAARAAAARPAPVAAAAATRRQELTYLGFKPTAAGARVVLRTAAAPAFRVEETERQLVIVLDRARIPVANNRRAIDASFFGTPVGLIRPVEDTASDQVRVEIALRSSAPAYALRTAGEELVIEFQR; from the coding sequence GTGAAACGCCTGATTGTTTCCGCGCTGATCGCTGCGACTCTTCCTTCCGTTGCCGCCGCCGCCCCGGCGGCGAACCGCCTCGTCGAGGTGCGGGTGCTGCCCGCGGACGGCGGCGAGAGCACGGTGGTGGAGGTGGTCGGATCGCGGCCGCCCAGCTTCACCACGTCGTCGAAGCACGGGCGGCTGGTGATCGATTTCGCCGGCGCGACGTGGGTGGGGCAGGTGCCCGCCGGCGCGGCGGGGCCGGTGCTCCGGGTGCACGGCGAGGGGAGCGCGGGCGCGGCGCGGGTGACGCTGGAGCTGGCGCCGGGGGCCGAGGCGCAGCTCGCTGCCAGCGGCAACGTGCTGCGGGTCGAGGTGGAGCGGGGGCTGGCCGCGGGGGATCCGGCGCTGGCGGGGATCCTCGCGGATCTCGACGCGGGGGCGCCGGCAAGGCAGGGCGACGGCGCTGCCGAGGTGCTCGCCGCTGCGGTGGCGCAGAAGGCGGAGGCCGAGGCCGATCGGCTCGCACGGATCGAGGCGGAGCGGAAGGCAAAGGCGGAAGCCGAGCGGCTGGCGCGCATCGAGGCCGAGAAGAAGGCGGAGCGGAAGGCAGAGGCGGAAGCCGAGCGACTGGCGCGCATCGAGGCCGAGAAGAAGGTGGAGGCCGATCGGCTCGCTCGGATCGAGGCGGAGCGGAGGGCGCAGGCGGAAGCCGAGCGACTCGCTCGCATCGAGGCGGAGCGGAAGGCGGAAGCCGAGCGACTCGCGCGCATCGAGGCGGAGCGGAAGGCGGAGGCCGAGCTCGCCCGCATCGAGGCGGAGAAGAAGGCCGAAGCCGAACGCCTCGCAAGGCTCGCCGCCGACGAACGCGCCCGCGCGGAGACCGAGCGCCTCGCCCGCATCGAGGCCGAAGCCCGTACCCGCGCCGAAGCAGCAGCGGCCCGCGAACGTGCAGCCGAAGCGGCGCGCCTCGCCGCAGCCCGCGCCGCGGCGGCCCGCCCCGCCCCCGTCGCCGCAGCTGCCGCGACCCGGCGGCAGGAACTCACCTACCTCGGCTTCAAGCCCACCGCCGCCGGCGCCCGCGTGGTGCTGCGCACCGCCGCCGCTCCCGCCTTCCGCGTCGAGGAGACGGAACGCCAGCTGGTGATCGTGCTGGACCGCGCCCGCATCCCCGTCGCCAACAACCGCCGCGCCATCGACGCCTCCTTTTTCGGCACGCCCGTCGGCCTGATCCGGCCGGTCGAGGACACCGCCAGCGACCAGGTGCGGGTGGAGATCGCGCTGCGCTCCAGCGCGCCGGCGTACGCCCTCCGCACCGCAGGCGAGGAGCTCGTGATCGAGTTCCAGCGGTAG
- a CDS encoding alpha/beta hydrolase, with translation MAQGLTVLEPMERLLREEEPTVDEVDFKSLYRKELYEVTTADGWRLVITRYRPVPQSFHQPIFGEPLLLVHGFSQNRHAWTSGQFVKNLLFFGADIHIAELRGHGLSSVEAQRRHAAETGSRLPDDLEYAWDIDSYFLYDLPAVVEGVKEASGRERIFYCGHSMGGMLGYGYAGLCDDFEGLITIGAPSELGRGFFALRLLAMAEPALGQLLDAALTAFNLERRTRHLLGKGAGASLRALRLGRWAERVAPAAIPPGSISYRFVPMDEFLRFIGGWLTPENLARYERIAPYVLNLLTNPSRVTHEDVRWLLREGGEREPRGVLEQFAKWIRRSELVCYRSGYDFRRNFGRIQVPMAIIFGDMDRLASVRSTAGIYHAAQSEYLLWRPVKGNSHVELTMGHDARQICYDIKNLIDYAAMHRRRRPSLPRIEGDGPARR, from the coding sequence TTGGCGCAGGGACTGACCGTGCTGGAACCGATGGAGAGGCTGCTGCGCGAAGAAGAGCCGACGGTCGACGAGGTCGACTTCAAGTCGCTCTACCGGAAGGAGTTGTACGAGGTGACCACCGCCGACGGATGGCGGCTGGTGATCACCCGCTACCGCCCGGTGCCCCAATCGTTCCACCAGCCGATCTTCGGGGAGCCGCTCCTGCTGGTGCACGGCTTCTCTCAGAACCGCCACGCCTGGACCAGCGGCCAGTTCGTCAAGAACCTGCTCTTCTTCGGCGCCGACATCCACATCGCGGAGCTGCGCGGCCACGGCCTCAGCTCGGTGGAGGCGCAGCGGCGGCATGCGGCGGAAACGGGCAGCCGCCTGCCCGACGATCTCGAATACGCCTGGGACATCGACTCCTACTTCCTCTACGACCTGCCGGCGGTGGTGGAGGGGGTGAAGGAGGCGAGCGGCCGCGAACGCATCTTCTATTGCGGCCATTCGATGGGCGGCATGCTCGGCTACGGCTATGCCGGGCTCTGCGACGATTTCGAGGGGCTGATCACCATCGGCGCGCCGTCGGAGCTGGGGCGTGGCTTCTTCGCCCTGCGCCTGTTGGCGATGGCGGAGCCTGCGCTGGGGCAATTGCTCGACGCGGCGCTCACCGCCTTCAACCTCGAGCGGCGGACCCGGCACCTCCTCGGCAAGGGAGCGGGGGCCTCGCTCCGGGCGTTGCGGCTGGGGCGCTGGGCGGAGCGGGTGGCGCCTGCGGCAATTCCGCCCGGATCGATCAGCTACCGCTTCGTCCCGATGGACGAATTCCTCCGCTTCATCGGCGGCTGGCTCACCCCGGAGAACCTCGCGCGCTACGAGCGGATCGCGCCCTACGTGCTCAACCTGCTGACCAATCCGTCGCGGGTGACCCACGAGGACGTGCGCTGGCTCCTGCGCGAGGGCGGCGAGCGGGAGCCGCGCGGGGTGCTCGAGCAATTCGCGAAGTGGATCCGGCGGAGCGAGCTGGTCTGCTACCGGAGCGGCTACGACTTCCGACGCAACTTCGGCCGCATCCAGGTGCCGATGGCGATCATCTTCGGCGACATGGACCGGCTCGCCTCGGTGCGGAGCACGGCGGGCATCTACCACGCGGCGCAGTCGGAGTACCTGCTCTGGCGGCCGGTGAAGGGCAACAGCCACGTCGAGCTCACCATGGGGCACGACGCCAGGCAGATCTGCTACGACATCAAGAACCTGATCGACTACGCGGCGATGCACCGCAGGCGGCGGCCGTCGCTGCCGCGGATCGAGGGCGACGGGCCGGCGCGGCGCTGA
- a CDS encoding bifunctional folylpolyglutamate synthase/dihydrofolate synthase produces the protein MSAAEAFLAALPQSSIRLGLERVAAACTALGMPQGRYPAILVAGTNGKGSTCAFLARALQAAGLRVGLYTSPHLVSCRERIRVDGAPIAAADLDAAVERLRAAYVPAREAGHPDALSYFEAMTVLAFDHFARAGIDVAVLEVGLGGRLDATNVPGTDLRATVVTRLGLDHVEWLGPTLEAIAAEKAGIARPDVPLISAPQAPAAAAVLRREAGERGAPLVAVGSDVTLVPGADGLEYEGRSWRIEGISLGLRGGHQAENAAVALATLEACGLPVDADAARTGLREARWPGRIEVVAQAPVVVIDGAHNPDAAAALADGFVHLWPGIRPQLVFGVLADKERAAMMEPLLPLAEAVHLCTPASSRSVPAAQLLPEAAGHARSVQAHGSVAAALEAARHAAGPKGVVLVCGSLYLAGEVRRLLCGDEPAS, from the coding sequence GTGAGCGCGGCGGAGGCCTTTCTCGCGGCGCTGCCGCAGAGCTCGATCCGCCTCGGCCTCGAGCGCGTCGCCGCCGCCTGCACCGCGCTCGGCATGCCGCAGGGCCGCTACCCCGCGATCCTCGTCGCCGGCACCAACGGCAAGGGTTCGACCTGCGCCTTTCTCGCGCGGGCGCTCCAGGCTGCGGGCCTTCGCGTCGGGCTCTACACCAGCCCGCATCTCGTCTCCTGCAGGGAGCGGATCCGCGTGGACGGGGCGCCGATCGCCGCGGCCGATCTCGACGCGGCGGTGGAGCGGCTCCGCGCCGCCTATGTGCCTGCACGCGAGGCGGGCCATCCCGATGCGCTCAGCTACTTCGAGGCGATGACCGTCCTCGCCTTCGACCACTTCGCGCGGGCGGGGATCGACGTGGCGGTGCTCGAGGTGGGCCTGGGCGGGCGGCTCGACGCCACCAACGTGCCCGGCACCGATCTGCGGGCGACGGTGGTGACCAGGCTCGGCCTCGACCACGTCGAGTGGCTCGGCCCCACCCTCGAGGCGATCGCCGCGGAGAAGGCGGGGATCGCCCGGCCCGACGTGCCCTTGATCAGCGCGCCGCAGGCGCCCGCCGCGGCGGCGGTGCTGCGCCGCGAGGCGGGGGAGCGGGGCGCGCCGCTGGTCGCGGTCGGCAGCGACGTCACCCTCGTGCCCGGTGCGGATGGTCTCGAATACGAGGGGCGAAGCTGGCGGATCGAGGGAATCTCCCTGGGCCTGCGCGGCGGGCACCAGGCGGAGAATGCCGCGGTGGCGCTGGCCACGTTGGAGGCCTGCGGGCTCCCCGTCGACGCGGACGCGGCGCGGACGGGCCTGCGCGAGGCACGCTGGCCGGGCCGGATCGAGGTGGTGGCGCAGGCGCCCGTGGTGGTGATCGACGGCGCCCACAACCCCGACGCGGCGGCGGCGCTGGCGGACGGCTTCGTCCATCTCTGGCCCGGCATCCGTCCGCAGCTCGTCTTCGGCGTGCTCGCCGACAAGGAGCGGGCGGCGATGATGGAGCCGCTGCTGCCGCTGGCAGAGGCGGTCCACCTCTGCACCCCTGCATCGAGCCGCTCGGTGCCCGCGGCGCAGCTCCTCCCCGAGGCTGCCGGTCACGCGCGCAGCGTGCAGGCCCACGGCTCCGTGGCAGCGGCGTTGGAGGCGGCGCGCCACGCTGCAGGGCCGAAGGGCGTGGTCCTGGTCTGCGGCTCGCTCTACCTGGCGGGCGAGGTCCGGCGGCTCCTCTGCGGCGACGAGCCAGCGAGCTAG
- a CDS encoding YkgJ family cysteine cluster protein codes for MECTCCGACCVAPDIAALDKPLGVRCPHLTEGNLCGIYENRPQICRDYAADRLCEEIAAPTLDERVARYLAAFGFEEEAARNRAAGVTSMRSARLKVVA; via the coding sequence ATGGAGTGCACCTGCTGCGGCGCCTGCTGCGTCGCACCCGACATCGCCGCTCTCGACAAGCCCCTCGGCGTGCGCTGCCCGCACCTGACCGAGGGGAACCTCTGCGGCATCTACGAGAACCGCCCGCAGATCTGCAGGGACTACGCCGCCGATCGCCTCTGCGAGGAGATCGCGGCGCCGACCCTCGACGAGCGGGTCGCCCGCTACCTGGCGGCCTTCGGCTTCGAGGAGGAGGCAGCGCGCAACCGCGCCGCCGGCGTCACCTCGATGCGCAGCGCGCGGCTCAAGGTGGTGGCGTGA
- the accD gene encoding acetyl-CoA carboxylase, carboxyltransferase subunit beta yields MAWFRKEKPKVAAPAVDMRTRPSRMEGLWAKCEGCGEILYRQEFEKNFNVCLVCGHHAVLPARRRLELVLDEGSFEEMDRGLAPKDPLQFSDSKKYKDRAKATFKAIGERDAFISGVGRIDGQLVSVGTFNFAFMGGSMGSVVGEKVTRVFERAIDRNCPAIVFSASGGARMQEGIFSLMQMGKTSAAIARFRQIGKPYVSVMLHPTTGGVAASFSWLGDVILAEPKALIGFAGPRVIEQTIRQKLPEGFQRSEFLLEHGMIDKIVARREMKEQLSRIIGLLG; encoded by the coding sequence ATGGCATGGTTCCGCAAGGAGAAGCCCAAGGTCGCCGCGCCCGCCGTGGACATGCGCACCCGCCCCAGCCGGATGGAAGGGCTGTGGGCGAAGTGCGAGGGGTGCGGCGAGATCCTCTACCGGCAGGAGTTCGAGAAGAACTTCAACGTCTGCCTGGTGTGTGGTCATCACGCGGTGCTGCCGGCGCGCCGGCGGCTGGAGCTCGTTCTCGACGAGGGGTCGTTCGAGGAGATGGATCGCGGCCTCGCGCCGAAGGATCCGCTCCAGTTCAGCGATTCGAAGAAGTACAAGGATCGCGCGAAGGCCACCTTCAAGGCGATCGGCGAGCGGGACGCGTTCATCTCCGGCGTCGGCCGCATCGACGGGCAGCTCGTCTCGGTGGGCACCTTCAACTTCGCCTTCATGGGCGGGTCGATGGGCTCGGTCGTGGGCGAGAAGGTCACCCGCGTCTTCGAGCGCGCCATCGACCGCAACTGCCCGGCGATCGTCTTCTCCGCCTCCGGCGGCGCCCGCATGCAGGAGGGCATCTTCTCCCTCATGCAGATGGGCAAGACCTCCGCGGCGATCGCGCGCTTCCGCCAGATCGGCAAGCCCTACGTCAGCGTGATGCTCCACCCCACCACCGGCGGCGTGGCGGCGTCGTTCTCCTGGCTGGGCGACGTGATCCTCGCCGAGCCCAAGGCGCTGATCGGCTTCGCGGGCCCCCGCGTGATCGAGCAGACCATCCGGCAGAAGCTCCCCGAGGGCTTCCAGCGCTCGGAATTCCTGCTCGAGCACGGGATGATCGACAAGATCGTCGCCCGGCGCGAGATGAAGGAGCAGCTCTCGCGGATCATCGGCCTCCTCGGCTGA
- a CDS encoding Crp/Fnr family transcriptional regulator, with protein sequence MSGEDQLFQRYGRVFPAGSVLFREDEPGGEMFVIQSGVVRITRRSRGKEKLLATLGPGEFFGEMSIISSRPRTASAEVVTEARMLVIDAKTFDAMVRSNVEIAVRLIKKFAERLAEADAQIENLLLRDASSRVVHHFARLVATQGRQSPDGTHVQVNVATLPSLLGIEPDQVDDVLAKMGRARICLPADGGYVVPKPEQLHDFLDFLEKRERYAGLA encoded by the coding sequence ATGTCGGGCGAGGATCAGCTGTTTCAGCGGTACGGCCGCGTTTTTCCTGCAGGTTCGGTGCTCTTCCGCGAGGATGAGCCCGGCGGGGAGATGTTCGTCATCCAATCCGGCGTGGTCCGGATCACCCGCCGCTCCCGGGGCAAGGAGAAGCTTTTGGCCACCCTGGGGCCGGGCGAGTTCTTCGGCGAGATGTCGATCATCTCCAGCAGGCCGCGCACCGCCTCCGCCGAGGTGGTCACCGAGGCCCGGATGCTCGTCATCGACGCGAAGACCTTCGACGCGATGGTCCGCAGCAACGTCGAGATCGCGGTGCGGCTGATCAAGAAGTTCGCCGAGCGGCTCGCCGAGGCGGACGCGCAGATCGAGAACCTCCTCCTCCGCGACGCTTCGAGCCGGGTGGTCCACCACTTCGCGCGGCTGGTCGCGACCCAGGGACGCCAGAGCCCCGACGGGACCCACGTGCAGGTCAACGTGGCCACGCTTCCCTCGCTCCTCGGGATCGAGCCGGACCAGGTCGACGACGTCCTCGCCAAGATGGGCCGCGCCCGGATCTGCCTTCCTGCGGATGGGGGCTACGTGGTGCCGAAGCCCGAGCAGCTCCACGACTTCCTCGACTTCCTCGAGAAGCGCGAGCGCTACGCCGGCCTGGCCTGA
- a CDS encoding DHA2 family efflux MFS transporter permease subunit yields the protein MDDKGHPHRHVAFAAVAVGTFMSTLDASVVNVALPTLADEFAAGLGLVEWVVLAYLLALAGLLLNAGRISDLVGRGRVYAVGLGIFALASAACAAATSLPFLVGARVVQGIGGAMMNAAGPAILIEVFPLSQRGRVLGWVGLAVSAGLAAGPAIGGFVIDALSWRWIFLPNVPLAVLAAVVVLRAVPGRGSSGTKRFDVAGSVLLAFCLGALTLALSLGGREGFLAPAVLGLGLAALVCGIAFVQVERRHPAPVIDLSLFRNRVFTGSALAGLLVFITVGAVNLVMPFYLTQAQGLDTRQMGLVLTALPVTLALVSPISGAAVDRSGSTRWIATTGALLAAGALLVLGLVAERTGPLGIAACLGGIGLAVGTFQSPNNTALMGSVPADRLGTAGGLLATVRVTGMLVGNAIGAAAFVAAGAEPANGAGAAHGMQIAALLGAGAGLLAAAASLARGPAGVPRSSPQR from the coding sequence ATGGACGACAAAGGCCACCCCCATCGCCACGTCGCCTTCGCCGCCGTGGCGGTGGGCACCTTCATGTCCACGCTGGACGCCAGCGTGGTCAACGTGGCGCTGCCGACCCTCGCCGACGAATTCGCTGCGGGTCTGGGGCTGGTGGAGTGGGTCGTCCTCGCCTACCTCCTCGCACTCGCGGGCCTATTGCTCAATGCCGGTCGGATCTCCGATCTGGTCGGCCGGGGCCGGGTCTACGCGGTGGGGCTGGGGATCTTCGCCCTCGCCAGCGCCGCCTGCGCCGCGGCCACCTCCCTCCCCTTCCTGGTCGGCGCCCGGGTGGTGCAGGGGATCGGCGGCGCGATGATGAACGCCGCCGGGCCGGCGATCCTGATCGAGGTCTTCCCGCTCTCGCAGCGCGGCCGGGTGCTGGGCTGGGTGGGCCTCGCGGTGAGCGCGGGCCTGGCAGCGGGGCCCGCCATCGGCGGCTTCGTCATCGACGCGCTCTCGTGGCGCTGGATCTTCCTGCCCAACGTGCCGCTCGCCGTGCTGGCGGCGGTGGTCGTCCTCCGGGCGGTGCCGGGGCGCGGGAGCAGCGGCACGAAGCGATTCGACGTGGCGGGATCGGTGCTCCTCGCCTTCTGCCTCGGCGCGCTCACCCTCGCCCTCTCCCTCGGCGGCCGGGAAGGCTTCCTCGCCCCTGCGGTCCTCGGGCTGGGCCTCGCCGCGCTCGTGTGCGGCATCGCCTTCGTGCAGGTCGAGCGGCGCCACCCGGCGCCGGTGATCGATCTCTCCCTCTTCCGCAACCGCGTCTTCACCGGCAGCGCCCTCGCCGGCCTGCTCGTCTTCATTACCGTCGGCGCGGTCAACCTGGTGATGCCCTTCTACCTGACCCAGGCGCAGGGGCTGGACACGCGCCAGATGGGCCTCGTGCTCACCGCGCTGCCGGTGACGCTGGCCCTCGTCTCGCCGATCTCCGGGGCGGCGGTGGATCGCAGCGGCTCCACCCGCTGGATCGCCACCACCGGCGCCCTCCTCGCCGCGGGGGCGCTCCTCGTGCTGGGGCTCGTGGCCGAGCGGACGGGGCCGCTGGGGATCGCCGCCTGCCTCGGCGGCATCGGCCTCGCGGTGGGCACGTTCCAGTCGCCGAACAACACGGCGCTGATGGGCTCGGTGCCCGCGGACCGCCTCGGCACCGCAGGCGGGCTCCTCGCCACCGTGCGCGTCACCGGCATGCTGGTCGGCAACGCCATCGGCGCCGCTGCCTTCGTGGCGGCTGGGGCCGAGCCGGCGAACGGCGCCGGCGCTGCGCACGGCATGCAGATCGCCGCGCTGCTCGGCGCCGGGGCGGGGCTGCTCGCTGCTGCCGCCTCGCTGGCACGTGGGCCGGCGGGTGTTCCGCGTTCATCGCCGCAGCGGTAG
- a CDS encoding zinc metalloprotease HtpX — protein sequence MEWSGARRGGRGPSRGLANWLKTGVLLAGMTALVLVIGQLLGGSQGLLLAAIFALVMNGVSYWFSDKIALKAYRAQPLPREQAPEIHEMVERLARKAEIPAPPIYLVESPAPNAFATGRNPEHAAVAVTTGILRLLDRRELEGVLAHELSHVKNRDTLVSTVAATLAGMIVSLAAIVRWGAILGAGRDERQGGGLYLLAMAIVAPFAAMLLQFAVSRSREYGADGSGGALTGDPDALADALQKLENGARRFPDDRHPATASLWMVNPLSRRGLNALFSTHPPTEERVARLRTTGRGAWR from the coding sequence ATGGAATGGAGCGGTGCGCGCCGCGGTGGCAGGGGGCCGAGCCGCGGCCTGGCCAATTGGCTGAAGACCGGCGTGCTCCTCGCCGGGATGACGGCCCTGGTGCTGGTGATCGGGCAGCTCCTCGGCGGCTCGCAGGGCCTGCTCCTCGCCGCGATCTTCGCCCTGGTGATGAACGGCGTCTCCTATTGGTTCAGCGACAAGATCGCGCTCAAGGCCTACCGGGCGCAGCCGCTGCCCCGGGAGCAGGCCCCCGAGATCCACGAGATGGTCGAGCGCCTCGCCCGCAAGGCGGAGATCCCGGCGCCGCCGATCTACCTGGTGGAGAGCCCGGCGCCGAACGCCTTCGCCACCGGCCGCAACCCCGAGCACGCGGCGGTGGCGGTGACCACGGGGATCCTGCGCCTCCTCGATCGCCGGGAGCTCGAGGGGGTGCTGGCCCACGAGCTCTCCCACGTGAAGAACCGTGACACCCTCGTCTCCACCGTGGCGGCGACGCTCGCCGGCATGATCGTCTCGCTGGCGGCGATCGTGCGCTGGGGCGCGATCCTCGGCGCCGGCAGGGACGAGCGGCAGGGCGGCGGCCTCTACCTGCTGGCGATGGCGATCGTGGCCCCCTTCGCCGCGATGCTGCTCCAGTTCGCGGTCTCGCGCTCGCGCGAATACGGCGCCGACGGCTCCGGCGGCGCCCTCACCGGCGACCCCGACGCGCTGGCCGACGCGCTCCAGAAGCTGGAGAACGGCGCCCGCCGCTTCCCCGACGATCGCCACCCGGCCACCGCCTCGCTCTGGATGGTCAACCCGCTCTCGCGCCGGGGCCTCAACGCCCTCTTCTCCACCCACCCGCCCACCGAGGAGCGGGTGGCGCGGCTGCGGACGACAGGCCGGGGCGCCTGGCGGTGA
- the purM gene encoding phosphoribosylformylglycinamidine cyclo-ligase, producing the protein MAITYKDSGVDIEEGDRLVERIKPAAKRTMRPEVMAGIGGFASLVALPTGYREPILVSGTDGVGTKLKVAFLANRHDTIGQDLVAMCVNDVACTGAEALFFLDYFGTGKLSSDQAADVVTGIAMGCELAGAALVGGETAELPGFYAPGEYDLAGFCVGIVEKSELVDGKRVTPGDVVIGLPSSGLHSNGYSLARKVLLEHEGRSLDEQPAELGGRTLGEVLLAPTKIYVKDALALRKAGVDVRAMSHITGGGLPGNLPRTLPDGTKATLDARTWEIPAIFGLIRQGGDVPWDDMLQTFNLGIGFTVVVPAGDEAKALELLQDRGIDARRIGVIEQGEGEATCDVLHIA; encoded by the coding sequence ATGGCCATCACCTACAAGGACAGCGGCGTCGACATCGAAGAGGGCGATCGCCTGGTCGAGCGGATCAAGCCCGCCGCGAAGCGCACCATGCGCCCCGAGGTGATGGCGGGGATCGGCGGCTTCGCCAGCCTCGTCGCCCTCCCCACCGGCTACCGCGAGCCCATCCTCGTCTCGGGCACCGACGGCGTGGGCACCAAGCTCAAAGTCGCCTTCCTCGCCAACCGCCACGACACCATCGGCCAGGATCTGGTGGCCATGTGCGTCAACGACGTGGCCTGCACCGGCGCCGAGGCGCTCTTCTTCCTCGACTACTTCGGCACCGGCAAGCTCTCCTCCGACCAGGCTGCCGACGTGGTCACCGGCATCGCCATGGGCTGCGAGCTCGCCGGCGCTGCGTTGGTGGGCGGCGAGACCGCGGAGCTCCCGGGCTTCTACGCACCGGGCGAGTACGACCTCGCCGGCTTCTGCGTCGGCATCGTGGAGAAGAGCGAGCTGGTCGACGGCAAGCGCGTCACGCCTGGCGACGTGGTCATCGGCCTGCCCTCCTCCGGCCTCCACTCCAACGGCTACTCGCTCGCCCGCAAGGTGCTGCTCGAGCACGAGGGCCGCTCGCTGGACGAGCAGCCGGCGGAGCTCGGCGGCAGGACGCTGGGCGAGGTGCTCCTCGCCCCCACGAAGATCTACGTGAAGGACGCCCTCGCCCTGCGCAAGGCCGGCGTCGACGTGCGCGCGATGAGCCACATCACCGGCGGCGGCCTCCCGGGCAACCTGCCCCGCACCCTCCCCGACGGCACGAAGGCGACGCTGGACGCCCGCACCTGGGAGATCCCGGCGATCTTCGGCCTCATCCGCCAGGGCGGCGACGTGCCCTGGGACGACATGCTCCAGACCTTCAACCTCGGCATCGGCTTCACCGTGGTGGTGCCCGCAGGCGACGAGGCCAAGGCGCTCGAGCTCCTGCAGGACCGCGGCATCGACGCCCGCCGGATCGGCGTGATCGAGCAGGGCGAAGGCGAGGCCACCTGCGACGTCCTGCACATCGCGTGA
- the purN gene encoding phosphoribosylglycinamide formyltransferase, whose amino-acid sequence MLRVGVLASGSGTNLAALIDSIGAGAVRAEIAVVICNVPGALALQRAEAAGIPTVCIPHRTHASREAFDAEVSAALEKHGVELVVLAGFMRILSAAFVRSWHGRLLNVHPSLLPAFPGVASHKQALDAGARITGCTVHLVDEGTDTGPIVAQVAVPILATDDETSLHARIQRQEHRLLPWVVGLFAEGRVRLEGRRVHLELPPGDPDAFLQVPARA is encoded by the coding sequence ATGTTGCGCGTCGGCGTCCTCGCCTCCGGAAGCGGAACCAACCTCGCCGCGCTGATCGACTCGATCGGCGCCGGCGCGGTCCGCGCCGAAATCGCCGTGGTGATCTGCAACGTGCCCGGCGCCCTCGCCCTGCAGCGCGCGGAGGCGGCAGGCATCCCCACCGTCTGCATCCCGCACCGGACCCACGCCTCGCGCGAGGCCTTCGACGCCGAGGTGTCGGCGGCGCTGGAGAAGCACGGGGTGGAGCTGGTGGTCCTCGCCGGCTTCATGCGGATCCTGAGCGCCGCCTTCGTGCGCAGCTGGCACGGGCGCCTGCTCAACGTCCATCCCTCGCTGCTCCCCGCCTTCCCCGGCGTCGCCTCGCACAAGCAGGCGCTCGATGCCGGCGCACGGATCACCGGCTGCACCGTCCACCTCGTCGACGAGGGGACGGACACCGGCCCGATCGTCGCCCAGGTCGCGGTGCCGATCCTCGCAACCGACGACGAAACGAGCCTCCACGCGCGGATCCAGCGGCAGGAGCACCGGCTCCTCCCCTGGGTGGTCGGCCTCTTCGCCGAAGGGCGCGTCCGCCTCGAGGGGCGGCGCGTCCACCTCGAGCTGCCGCCCGGGGATCCCGACGCCTTCCTCCAGGTACCGGCGCGCGCATGA
- the rpmB gene encoding 50S ribosomal protein L28, translating into MARRCEICDKGPLVGNNVSHANNKSKRRSLPNLQRVKANVGGRPMRVRICTRCLKANKIEKAG; encoded by the coding sequence ATGGCGCGCCGTTGTGAGATCTGCGACAAGGGTCCGCTCGTAGGAAACAACGTTTCCCACGCGAACAACAAGAGCAAGCGCCGGTCGCTGCCGAACCTCCAGCGGGTGAAGGCGAACGTCGGCGGCCGCCCGATGCGTGTGCGTATCTGCACCCGCTGCCTGAAGGCGAACAAGATCGAGAAGGCCGGCTGA